A stretch of DNA from Malus sylvestris chromosome 9, drMalSylv7.2, whole genome shotgun sequence:
AAcaatcatttttttctttttttgtcaaacgatgaattttgttagattagatgttatatTAGTCATCAACGAGGCTTGAACCTACGCCGTTATACAAGAGCTCAATATTTTTTCACCATTGTGGTAAAGGACCACTTGCGAAACAATTATTTCaatatttaagtattttttttctgACGGGTACTACATCTTTCCAACGATGAGCCTAATTTGTCGTCAGTGGAAGTTAATTTTTCTGTTGATGGGGCCCTTTCCATCACAGGAAGATTTCACATTGATCTACAACCGTCGATCACAACAACACAAAATTTTAACCAACAGCATTGATTCATTGTTGTCGGCCGCATAGAGAGAGGTCCAATCTCATGAATCACCCTTAATTTGACTTGATTAACTTGATTGGTAagttaattaaaatataattaccATTTTAGTTGTGAACCTGTGGCTCTCAGCCTTCCAAATCCGTCGCTACCGTCCCTCCAAAAAACGTAACAAACATTCCAATAAAATATTTATAGGttacaaaattttaattgtCTCATATTCTaccttaaaattttcaattgtaTAAATCTATCTCTTCATTTTAATTAATGGGAATAGATCCTCTTTAGATCTCTCCCCCCAAATCCTAAAGATTCGGAGACTCGGATCCTTCAAATTTGATGCAATGGTTACAAACAGGAAGttcttttaaaagttataataattgtagtcgtttgatcaaatttcgaGGGTCCGAATCTCTGGATTTCTAGGATTTGGTATCTCTTCCCTTAATTAATGACGTTGTATGTGTGGACTGACGATAAAATAGACTTGCACATTATGGACCGAATTGTGTAATTGATTGTCAGTCTAGAACACAAGGCATTGATTTAGGTTAATTGAAAGCACGATAATGAGGCTTTTTTTGTTCAAGTGACGAAAGTGTGGCTtacaaattattttattaataattttGTAATGGACGTGTCATCAATTTAGTGAACAATGAATTGCGAGACGATCAAATAACttagatacataaattttgatAATCTTAAAAATTTAATGatgtaacaaaaaaattgaaacttcatGGATCACTTTAAAAATCGGTCACGAGGATGTGAAAtataattaaccaaaaaaataatagaaaaaattATAGCAAAGGTctttcaactttaacctaattagaGTAATGatcattcaactaaaaatctatgacaattggtcccttaactcgtCACAACATATTGCTATggtatttttttatcaattccGTCAAAATGTGTCATGTTAGAAGGAAATATTGCTACAATTGTGTTAAAATCAATGGACTATTTCTCTAtttgagttaaagttgatggaccattttGAGGGACCTTTGCTACAATTTTTCACATTTGATTTTCTATATTTGCTCGTTAGTTTAGCCTCACATGCATTACACGTGAGTCATTTTGATGGAAGTTCTAATGAAATTGACAAAAAAGATTATAattgcatgttttgatgagttaagagataaattatatgaatttttaattgaaagatCATTGTTATAATTGCGTTAAAGTTAAAGATTCATTGCtataatttactaaaaaaatatatatagttgtaaatgcaaaattcaattcttttgtgACGCGTATTTATAAATATCCCGTTCTCCACCTTCCCTCCTCACACACTCTCATCTcgttctctctttttttctagTCATTTCTCGTCTTACTTCTTCAACTGGTCTTAAATCCAGCACAGGACAAAAGGCTGCGAATTGTACTCAAGATCCACTCCAATCCAGGATTTGTAAGTCAATAAAGCTTCAATCTTTCATGTTTTTCTGTAATTAAACTTGTTTTATTTACTTAATCACGGGTCAGTAGCTGTTAATCAAGGAAAAACTCCCTCGATGTAGACTCAGATCTCCTGCTTATGCATGAAGTAATTCGAATTTAAGCGTGTTTTATAGGGTTAATGCTAGTAAATTCAATGTGGGTTGTTATTTGTTTGCTTTATGAACGTTGGGTTTTTGgcagattttatttattttttttttttttgggatccTGGTTGATTGCAATTTGCATTGCTGGGGGGTCTGGTTGCTTCGTTGGAAAATTGGTTTCGAAAAACGAAATGCTTGTTTCTGTTTGAAAATCAAGTCAGGAATCCGTTAAAAGAAGCTATTTTTATGGCCTAATTAATTATTCATAAGAGTTTCTTGTTCCTTCCTAAACTCTGCTGTTTTTTTAACAGTAATTCTGCAGTTATCTTAATCTGGCGGTTTTCGTTCGTTTGATGGTTATTAAATGTTTTATCAGCTTATTTTGTGTCACCTTTAACATGACATGAAAACGTGAAAATCAGATGGAAGGGTTGTCTTCCTTCTGTATTTTATAAGTGCTGATTGGAGGGGCATGCTAAATTTCTGCTAGTCCTTTCGGATCAAGGTTTGCATCGATAACTATACAAGCAAAATAACTTTACattgtagtattttttttttttttatttccttgaAAGACTAATGCAGCAAATTTACCTGCCtttttttaggtttgtttagAGAATGGATGCCTATGCACCAAAAATCTGTCTTCTTTACATTGTTATCTCACTTGAAATTGAGTCTAAGAATGATGAAGGTCTATTAAATTCTTAATGATAGGTTATAAAACATGAAAGCCTCGGTTGCAAGTTTGTTTTGTCCGTGAATTTCCATTTTTTGTTTGTGTCAATGGCAATATATCTCCTGGATTTGTTAGCATGCTTTCTTTTAGTTGAGTTTTGGGATTCTTAGTCAAACTTTGTATGCTGGATTATGCAGAAGTCCTTTGGATCAATATGGATACTGCGTATAAACCGAAGAACATCCTCCTTACTGGAGCTGCTGGCTTCATTGCTTCCCATGTTTGCAATCGGCGTATCCGGAACTACCCTGCCTACAAGATTGTGGTCCTTGACAAGCTTGATTACTGTTCAAATTTGAAGAACCTTAATCCTTCAAAGTCGTCCCCCAAGTTTAAGTTTATCAAAGGAGACATAGGCAGTGCTGATCTTGTCAACTTCATCCTTTTGACCGAGAACATTGACACAATAATGCACTTTGCAGCCCAGACCCATGTCGACAACTCTTTTGGTAACAGCTTTGAGTTCACCAAAAACAACATCTACGGGACACATGTTCTTCTAGAAGCTTGCAAAGTCACTGGTCAAATCAAAAGATTCATTCATGTAAGCACAGATGAAGTCTATGGGGAGACAGATGAGGATGCTGTGGTGGGAAATCATGAGGCTTCTCAGCTTCTTCCGACAAACCCCTACTCTGCAACTAAAGCTGGAGCAGAGATGCTTGTCATGGCATATGGGCGTTCATATGGATTGCCTGTGATAACGACCAGAGGAAACAATGTTTATGGCCCCAACCAGTTCCCTGAAAAGATGATTCCAAAATTCATTCTCTTGGCTATGCAAGGGAAGCCTCTTCCGATTCATGGTGATGGATCCAATGTCAGAAGTTATCTCTATTGCGAGGATGTAGCAGAGGCATTTGAAGTCATTCTCCATAGGGGTGAGGTAGGCCATGTGTACAACATTGGGACGAAGAAAGAGAGGAGGGTGGTTGATGTGGCCAGGGAAATTTGCCAACTATTTTCTCTGAACCCAGATACTTATGTAAAGTTTGTAGAGAACAGGCCCTTCAATGATCAGAGATATTTCTTGGATGACCAGAAGCTGAAAAGCTTGGGATGGTCGGAAAGGACTTTGTGGGAGGAGGGTTTGAGGAAGACCATGGAATGGTATGTCAAGAATCCCCAATGGTGGGGAGATGTTTCTGGGGCACTGCTCCCTCATCCAAAAATGCTCATGGTTCCCGGAATTGAAAGACAATTTGATGGTTCCGATACTGGCGATTCTGCTTACCCTTTGTCAGCAAGTGATTCTAGTCAGAGCAAAATGGTTGTTCCAGCTCCAAGGAACATCCAATCTACTGAGAAGCCGTCTCTGAAGTTTTTGATTTATGGTAAAACAGGGTGGATCGGAGGCCTTCTTGGGAAGATTTGTGAGAAGCAAGGGTTACCCTATGAGTATGGACGAGGGCGTCTTCAGGAACGGTCACAGCTCATGGCTGATATTCTGAGTGTTAAACCAACCCATGTTTTTAATGCTGCTGGAGTGACTGGCAGACCCAATGTGGATTGGTGTGAATCTCATAAACCAGAAACAATTCGGACCAATGTTGTTGGTACATTAACCTTGGCTGATGTCTGCAGAGATCACGGCCTCCTAATGGTGAATTATGCCACTGGTTGCATTTTCGAGTATGATGATGCCCATCCACCAAGATCGGGAATTGGGTTCAAGGAGGAAGACACACCGAATTTCGCAGGCTCATTTTATTCCAAAACCAAAGCCATGGTCCTTTCTCCAACCATCATTATCTATTACTGTGATAATCTTAAAAGAAGTTTAAAATAGCTCCCAAATTCCCAACTGATATCTCTTTCCCATTTTTGTGTAACAGGTTGAAGAGCTTCTAAAGGAGTATGAGAATGTTTGCACTCTTAGAGTTCGAATGCCAATATCATCTGATCTCAGCAACCCACGCAACTTCATCACAAAGATCTCGCGCTACAACAAAGTGGTCGACATTCCAAACAGCATGACAATCTTGGACGAGCTTCTACCCATTTCAGTTGAGATGGCCAAGAGGAACTTGAGGGGCATATGGAACTTCACAAACCCCGGGGTGGTGAGTCACAACGAGATTCTGGAGATGTACAAGAACTACATTGACCCCAGTTTCAAGTGGACTAATTTTACTGTGGAAGAACAAGCCAAGGTTATCGTTGCAGCAAGAAGTAACAATGAGATGGATGCATCAAAGCTGAAGAAAGAGTTCCCAGAACTGCTCCCGATCAAGGAATCGCTCATTAAATACGTGTTTGAACCCAACAAGAAAACATTTGCAGGTGGAGCAGCAATTTAAGTGTCTCATGAAGTAGACCTCGGTACCGTTCCTatgcatttgtttatttatttatttatttatcctGTGGGAATTAGCTAGGGTTGTAGTAATTCTCATGTTGTGGTTCCATCAGTCTCATCCTATGAATTAAGTCAAATTTGTTTCTGTGATAGATGAGGATAGTTAAATAAGTTGGTGGTATTGGTTCTGGTTTGTTTAGTTATTCTCATGTTTTGATAAGAAGCTATGGAATTGCTGGGTCTACTGTAAGTTGGGGCATTGTAATTTTCAGATATGTAaccaataaaattatttttatttaaacaagagctttttttatttgatttttattttttataagaatCAAATTCCGACGATGAGCCAAAACTTGAGTTCTATGAGActaattttaattctttaagTATTATGTtatagaaatcaaactcaaaataCTCGATCATACAAGTACATATACATgtgacactttggatgcggtctatggctatcaatattcttttactgaaaccttgtttgtttttagttttttatcgaagtctttgacattaatgtaatagtataagttattatattttttaaattaaaagttaaaatttatatttgtttatatatatatatatatatatatatatatatatatatatattgacaagaAACGATAGCATAGTCTTTCATTAATCAACACCAAACAATTACAAAGTGTCATTGGGTATATAATTCCAGTGACCAATAAATTGATCTGGAATGAATTTGCACAAAACAGACAAATAATAGTAAACCCCTAATAGACACCCACAAGCACAACCACGCAATCGCCAAGCGCACAAGAACTACCAGCACAAATCTGTCACAATAAACGATAGCCACAACAGAGAGATACCGGCAGACACAACGGTTATCGCTGAATAGCGAGGCCATAAAAAGTCATCGCGAAAGTGCGAGATCACGTCAAAGTCATCGTTAGCGGACGAGACTCACAATACACAACGCACGAAGGCGAATACCAAATTAGCCAAAACACCAGCGCCACCGTGGTGCACAAGGGCAAGAGGAACTACACTACACCAAGAAAGGATTCGATGTACAACTCATAACAGGAGGAACGAGGTACTTATACCAAGGCCACCTACAACTTCTAGACAGTAGGATGCCGGTGTCCACACATAAGCCGAGCCGAGCCGCAATGAGACGTACATGCCAAGCTCCCAGACCAAGCCCATTCTCCAAAGCTGAGAGCACCGAAGCCGTTGAGGAGGGTGACACCACCATGGAACTGAGTTGACGAGGGGGAATCCAACCCACCTGCAACATAGATCTAAACCCCACACCAGGAAAGTGATCGCCAAATCGAAGAAAATCTTAAAAGGGCATGGCCCAGGTCGGGGTATAGGACATAGATCCATGGATATCTACACCCAAAATGGTGGGAGAAAAGAAATGGAGAGGAGATGAGGAAGGGAAAGGTCAGGAATGAGGGGTCGGCATGAGTAGGTGGGAAGAAACGAGAATGGCGAGGGGTGAAGGATGGCTGAGATGGGGAAGAGAATGGAAGAAGAAGGGAGGAAGAGCTAGGAAAGGGAGGGGAGAGGCTGCCACCGGCCCCCATCCTTAGCCAAAGTGTCACATCccgcccgggcccccaccacatctcgggctcgactATACCgcagcacgatattgttcgctttgggccctaaccatgcccttacggttttgcttctaggaactcacacgagaacttcttagGATTGCTcttgcacgaactcgcttaacttcaaagttcctacagaacctgaagctagtgagctcctaaaatgaCTCGTATTAGGTAGAGATGGGACTATACAGacaaggcttacatgatccactcccttgggcgatgtgggatgttacaatccaccccctttaggggctcgacgtcttcgtcggcacacatccggccagggattggctctgataccaaattgtcacaccccgacccgggcccccaccacattccTGGCTCGACTCtacgtagcacgatattgtccgctttgggctccgACCACGCCCTTATGGTTTTgcttctgggaactcacacgagaacttccagATGATTgcccatcttgggattgctctcgcgcaaactcacttaacttcggagttcctatggaacccgaagccagtgagctcccaaaatacctcgtgctaggtagagatgggaatatacatataaggtttacaggatccactcccctggacgatgtgagatgttacacaGAGACCAGCAGCGAAGAGGTTGATGGCTAGGGTTTGGTTGAAAGAGGGAGAGCTTTTTGGGAGAGACGAGAGCCTCCAATCCTTTTTCGTacacttgtttgtttgtttttatttttatttttatatatattaatgagattttaaatataacCCATAATTTGTAGGATTAAAAATAAtgatatataaattatactctctattatattgtgtgtgtgcgTGCGCGCGCGCATATATATATGGGCACAGCCAtcaaacttaacaaaaaaaaaaattattgtaccaaaacatggatacattattcaaaacacaaaaaaaatgaagaagatattaagcttaataatattagtaaatttcttcaattaaacttgacatagatcattctcaaatcaacgaaaaaagaatgtacccaaataagttttaaaaaggattaaaaaattttgaatggattttatattaaaaaattgggtaaattttatataaaaaatttgtacattttatataaaaaatggacattttacatataacaaattgttatatttaagaatgagtacatttaagattaaaaaaataaaaaattataggaatgggtacatttaagattaaaagatTAAGAATCTTTTTATAATTTCCAAAAACTAATGGgcacaaacttattctaattttttaaactacttaaaaaacttactataaaatacaatagtcatagtgTCTAAGTATATATTGCACAttaaaatatgtattattgtattattattctatataaatttaaaaattttaagctttatttatttttatagtatactatatGCAAGGAGtgggattaaaaaattataaaacacattaaaaataaaaatatcaagtaatttaaaaataccaaacacattaaaaaaatataataattaattacaagtgcaaaaaatatgaaataatattaaTATGCAAACGCTCGTGATCGAATTCTCTACACTTTGAGGATGGGTACATcgtcatttgaatttttaaatccATACAAACCCACACGtatagtatttttaagggacttcaaaataaaCCAATATCATTTCCCTTGGTGATTGAAgaaaattgaagggttttatTGTAAAAAACGTGCAAGGTTTCGTCAACCTTGAAATGCAActcctttcattttgcatatccttgaacCTTTGGTATTTTGTAGTAATATACTAATGTTTTCTTATTAGACTCTTGTATTGGGGTACGTAATACTTAGAAGATAAatgttatttttatgttttgaaataaTATTTATGTCATAATGTGGTCATATACAAATTTAGtattatattttcaatttttttttggggtcaaattatgtttttcattttattatttactgatttaaaaaaaatatatatatatatatattttaacgaGTAATGGGTCGGATCATATTACTTGATAATATTAACGAGTTAATTTCAGGTCCagtcatattacccgtttactTTAACGGGTCTTAGAGCAGTTTCACCGGGGAACCTTTAGGCCGGTACCTAGCCAATCCATTCCAATTGAGCAGATAGGTTGGCACCCAGCTCAAGTCTCTAGGCCGGCTCAGAATGTGATAAGCCCTTGCCTGGCCTACATGACGCCAAGCGATAATGCGCCTCCTCCTCTTGCACTCCACGACCACGCAGACCATATGCACCAGGCATTGATACACGTACCAGCCAATCTAAGTCCTCAAAGGCACGAAAGGCTCATCTTTCCAGCTCAACGACAACACCTCGACGACAATTCCCAGGAGCCCAACGTTCCACAATAGGTCCAACACGATAATCGCCCGGGAGTAGGCCCAGTCGCTCTGGCGATCCTCCACCTGCTCTATCGCGGCCTCATGGACTCTAACTGACGACTCTTGCAGCATCATCCAACGGCTGCTCGCGCGTCGCAAGAACCGAGCTGCTCCACGTAGAGGATGTGGCGGCCAACATATGAGTCTCCGACTTCGGACGATGTTGTTGGCGATGGAGTGGCCTAAAAGCAGTGACGAGGCATCGGAGGGAGAGGCTTGATACTAGTTTGAGCTCaacatatttttcaattttactGAATTTCGAAGCTAATTGGATTGGGGATTTTCCATTTGATCTGGAAAAGTGAAATTTAGGGTTAAAGTGTGGGGGATCGAATTGAAAGATTGGATTTTTGGGGATGATTTGATCAGAAAATTTGGTGAGCCTTTTGTATCGTGGTAAGGAAGAACACACTTTAAAGACAATCACATGGGATTTTGGCAATCCAAAGAGACCCTTTTGAGAAaagtgggaagaagaagaagaaattaaaaatgaaattattattttataataaaaattaataatattttaataaaattgactaggctatttagTTTTAGGGATGAAGATGTATGTaatctattactgttcattggagtctATCACTGTTCACTGAGTAAATTAAATAGACTGGATGCTGACGTATTTTTTTAgaggtggaattgctcttacaCGACACTACCCGTTAAAAGATCGAGTATGtcacaaaaacaacacaaacacaaaaaaaaacacaacacgAAATGCCATTGCCAGGTCTACTAAAAATAGAAAgcctgataaaaaaaaaaaaaacaataataaagaTCCGACGGTTACAAATACTCCCAAATATCATAGAATGTTTGAAAATCTTGACCACGTTAATAAGcgtaatttatatttttctagtcgaaaaataaataatttgttAGAAATTTGCCACCGGCGCTCACTAAGTTGCGCGCCCTTCTGCCGTGCTTCGAATCCAAATCACAACGATATCGATACCTGTCCCAATCTCCTCTCCCAGCTCCAGGTAACTTTCCAatcccaaaaccctaattttcccCCCCAAAATTTGACTTCCCCAGCTGCTTCTGCACTTGAATTATTCTATTATTCTTTCGTTTCTCTGATTAATGCTAAAGTATGATTCTTTTGGATTGCCGCAATGTTGTTAGGGTTTTGAGTCAATCAGAGTGATGCATTTTCCGTTTTGAATTGTGTAAATTTTTTGTGTTATGAATTTGATTTCTCGTATTTTGGGAATGTTAACTATTAGGGTTttgatgatggaaataattggcAAAACAGGTTCCGGGTATCATCGATTCTTTGTTAGTGTATGATATTCCTCGTTTCTTCTTTCGTTTGGGTATTCGAGAGGGTTCCTTTGGCTGTACATTTTGATGGATAAGGAGGAGAATGCTACTAGTGATGGTGATCATGAGGAGGCTTCTCAGTATGAACTAGCTGTGTGTTCGGAAGAAGACATGGAAGAAGATGTCGAGGATGACGAAGAGGATGACGAAGatgaggaggtggaggaggacAATGGGGATGAGGAAGAGAATGTCTTGAGTTTTATAGATGGGATTAATCCTTTGGATCTTGTGGAAGATGATGGTGGTGACCAACTTTATCAGCGACTTCTGGGGGCGGATTATGAGGCTTTAgctgagagaaagagaaaagcaCTTGTGGACAGCCGGCCCGAAGGTTCGGTTAAGAAGGCCAGGCGGGAGGATCTTACTGGAGCAAGCATGGAGGAAATAATGGAGGCCATGAATTATGGTATGCAAAGGAGATCAAGGAAGTCTAAGAAAAGGGGTAGGCGAAAAGGATCAATGAAGAAGCTAACCCCCGAGATTAATAGAATGCTTGGTGAAGCTAATCTTCACTATGCATTTGGCCGTTTTGAAGAGGCCATACCAATCTTGACAGAAGTTGTAAAGAAAGCACCAGATTTGCCTGACTCGTATCATACACTTGGAATTATCCATGACAATCTTGGTAATGAGTTGGATGCCTTGAATTGCTACAGAATTGCTGCATTTTTAGCACCAAGAGATCCAGCTCTTTGGGAACTGCTTTTTGACCGGTTCAATAAACGAGGCAACAGTCATGATGCGATTTATTGCCTTTCAAGAGCAATATCAGCAGATCCTAAAAATGTTAGTCTGAAATTTGATCGTGCTTCACTTTATGTTAAGCTTGGAGATTATCAGAAAGCAGCAGCATCTTATGAACAGATAGTACAAGCCTGTCCTGATAATGTTGAAGCACTCAAGACGGGAGCAATGATGTATGAAAGATGTGGTCAGCAAGAGCGTTCTATACAGATTCTAGAGGACTATCTCAGAAATCATCCAACTGAAGCTGATCTTAGTGTCATTGATCTGATGGCTTCCATACTTATGGAAAATAACTCACATAAGGAAGCCCTTCAGCATATTGAGCATGCACAACTGGTATTCTGTTCAGAAAAAGAGATGCCTCTGGCAATGACAACTAAAGCAGGAATATGCCATGCTTACCTCGGAAATATGGAGAAGGCAGAAAGTATTTTTAGTGCTCTTGATGAGAAGAGTGCAGATAATGCTGACATGATTGCTAAAGTTGCAGAGTCATATATGAGTCTTGGGCATCATAGTTCTGCGTTGAAGTATTATTTGATGTTGAAAGGAAATGTCGAATTTAATAATGGCTTTATAATTATGAAAATCGCTCAATGTCATTTGTCCTTGAATGACAGAGTACAGGCAATTTTGTGCTTCTACGAAGCTTTAAAGACATTTGAAGATGATATTGAGGCCCGATTAACACTGGCTTCTATTCTTGTTGAAGAAGCCAGAGAAGATGAAGCCATTTTGTTGCTATCTCCTCCGAAAATTCTACATCGTATGGACCCCCAAACGGATAAATCAGAACCATGGTGGTGCAATGGAAAGGTGAAACTGAAGCTTTGCGATATTTACCGAGCTAAGGGGATGACCAAGGAATTTGTAGATACAATCTATCATCTGGTACATGCGTCACTGAGCATCGAATCACTTCAGCaaaaggtgaaagtgaaaagGAGGCTCACAAAAACTGTCCTGTTAGAAAGAGTCAAAGTCCTGGAGGATCACCAAAAAGAGAACCTATTGTGTAGATCTAGACCAGTAGCTCCTGCTTCAGATCTGCTTAAAGCTGCAAGAGCGAAGAAGTTGCTTCAGAAGAAGGCAAAAGTAAAGGAAGATAAAAGAGCTGAGGCCATGGCTTCTGGAGTTGACTGGCAGAGTGATGATTCAGATGATGATCCTCCGGAAGAAATACATAAAGAACCTCCCCTGCCAGATCTTCTCAAGGATAAAGAGCATAACGACCTCATAATAGATTTGTGTAAGTCACTGGCCTCCTTGCAAAGATATTGCGAAGCATTGGAGATAATAAATCTTTTCTTGAAGGCGACTCGCAACATGTCTTCTGTTGCGGAAGAACTCAGGTCTCTTGGAGCTCAAATTGCATACAACACACCTGATCCTGAGCATGGGGTTAACTGTGTAAAATACATTGCAGACCAGCATCCATACAGCAATGCTGCCTGGAATTGCTATTACAAAGTAATTACCAGATTAGATGACTGGTATGCGAGACATTACAAGTTTCTACGCAATAAGAGAGACAAACTCAAAGACTGTGCACCTCCCAGTCTCATTTCTGGGCATCATTTTACTAAAAAAAGCCGTCATCAAGATGCCGTGAGAGAATACCTTGAAGCTTATAAATTATTGCCAGAGAATCCCCTTATTAATCTCTGTGTTGGTACTGCCTTAGTCAACTTAGCCCTTGGACATAGACTTCAGAATAGGCACCAGT
This window harbors:
- the LOC126582733 gene encoding uncharacterized protein LOC126582733, with translation MDKEENATSDGDHEEASQYELAVCSEEDMEEDVEDDEEDDEDEEVEEDNGDEEENVLSFIDGINPLDLVEDDGGDQLYQRLLGADYEALAERKRKALVDSRPEGSVKKARREDLTGASMEEIMEAMNYGMQRRSRKSKKRGRRKGSMKKLTPEINRMLGEANLHYAFGRFEEAIPILTEVVKKAPDLPDSYHTLGIIHDNLGNELDALNCYRIAAFLAPRDPALWELLFDRFNKRGNSHDAIYCLSRAISADPKNVSLKFDRASLYVKLGDYQKAAASYEQIVQACPDNVEALKTGAMMYERCGQQERSIQILEDYLRNHPTEADLSVIDLMASILMENNSHKEALQHIEHAQLVFCSEKEMPLAMTTKAGICHAYLGNMEKAESIFSALDEKSADNADMIAKVAESYMSLGHHSSALKYYLMLKGNVEFNNGFIIMKIAQCHLSLNDRVQAILCFYEALKTFEDDIEARLTLASILVEEAREDEAILLLSPPKILHRMDPQTDKSEPWWCNGKVKLKLCDIYRAKGMTKEFVDTIYHLVHASLSIESLQQKVKVKRRLTKTVLLERVKVLEDHQKENLLCRSRPVAPASDLLKAARAKKLLQKKAKVKEDKRAEAMASGVDWQSDDSDDDPPEEIHKEPPLPDLLKDKEHNDLIIDLCKSLASLQRYCEALEIINLFLKATRNMSSVAEELRSLGAQIAYNTPDPEHGVNCVKYIADQHPYSNAAWNCYYKVITRLDDWYARHYKFLRNKRDKLKDCAPPSLISGHHFTKKSRHQDAVREYLEAYKLLPENPLINLCVGTALVNLALGHRLQNRHQCVAQGLAFLHNNLQLCEFSQEAFYNIARAYHQVGLVTLAAWHYDKVLAMQVKDYPMPKLPHEKSESAENKKLGYCDLRREAAFNLHLIYKKSGAVDLARTILRDHCTF
- the LOC126582735 gene encoding trifunctional UDP-glucose 4,6-dehydratase/UDP-4-keto-6-deoxy-D-glucose 3,5-epimerase/UDP-4-keto-L-rhamnose-reductase RHM1-like, which codes for MDTAYKPKNILLTGAAGFIASHVCNRRIRNYPAYKIVVLDKLDYCSNLKNLNPSKSSPKFKFIKGDIGSADLVNFILLTENIDTIMHFAAQTHVDNSFGNSFEFTKNNIYGTHVLLEACKVTGQIKRFIHVSTDEVYGETDEDAVVGNHEASQLLPTNPYSATKAGAEMLVMAYGRSYGLPVITTRGNNVYGPNQFPEKMIPKFILLAMQGKPLPIHGDGSNVRSYLYCEDVAEAFEVILHRGEVGHVYNIGTKKERRVVDVAREICQLFSLNPDTYVKFVENRPFNDQRYFLDDQKLKSLGWSERTLWEEGLRKTMEWYVKNPQWWGDVSGALLPHPKMLMVPGIERQFDGSDTGDSAYPLSASDSSQSKMVVPAPRNIQSTEKPSLKFLIYGKTGWIGGLLGKICEKQGLPYEYGRGRLQERSQLMADILSVKPTHVFNAAGVTGRPNVDWCESHKPETIRTNVVGTLTLADVCRDHGLLMVNYATGCIFEYDDAHPPRSGIGFKEEDTPNFAGSFYSKTKAMVEELLKEYENVCTLRVRMPISSDLSNPRNFITKISRYNKVVDIPNSMTILDELLPISVEMAKRNLRGIWNFTNPGVVSHNEILEMYKNYIDPSFKWTNFTVEEQAKVIVAARSNNEMDASKLKKEFPELLPIKESLIKYVFEPNKKTFAGGAAI